The following are encoded in a window of Mumia flava genomic DNA:
- a CDS encoding copper transporter, whose product MRWVVLTAVAAVLALAGGIALGTGVLDTADPEPASAADVPEQPRTTDLDAAARSLEEAAADGPGAAAVTDRLAGRNVLLVTLPEASEETVADVAASLADAGAITLGQVALTERLLDPAERQYTAGVAREALADVDDVATDGLADYDLVGAALARGLVAPGSVEVDAPAGTVVDAFDRAGLIAVEERPTRRAGVLVVVTGNGRGYDSGRGELLSTVLGGLDAADVGTLVAGPVGSGRAEGAVGAVRSGPAAAEVSTVDAADLALGRVSAIVALSDEVGGTSGHYGTAPGADAVLPALAGSSAAPTAAPSP is encoded by the coding sequence ATGCGCTGGGTCGTGCTGACGGCGGTCGCGGCGGTGCTGGCGCTGGCCGGCGGCATCGCCCTCGGGACCGGCGTGCTCGACACCGCCGACCCCGAACCGGCCTCGGCCGCCGACGTCCCGGAACAGCCTCGGACCACCGATCTGGACGCCGCGGCCCGCAGTCTCGAGGAGGCCGCAGCCGACGGTCCGGGTGCAGCAGCGGTCACGGACCGCCTGGCGGGCCGCAACGTCCTGCTGGTGACGCTGCCGGAGGCCTCCGAGGAGACCGTGGCGGACGTCGCCGCGTCGCTCGCCGACGCCGGGGCGATCACGCTCGGTCAGGTCGCACTGACCGAGCGACTGCTGGATCCGGCGGAGCGCCAGTACACCGCCGGCGTCGCCCGCGAGGCGCTGGCCGACGTCGACGACGTCGCCACGGACGGGCTCGCCGACTACGACCTCGTCGGTGCTGCGCTGGCACGCGGACTGGTCGCTCCGGGCAGCGTAGAGGTGGATGCCCCGGCGGGCACGGTCGTGGACGCCTTCGACCGAGCCGGGCTGATCGCCGTCGAGGAGCGTCCGACCCGCCGGGCGGGTGTCCTGGTGGTGGTCACCGGCAACGGTCGCGGGTACGACTCGGGGCGCGGCGAGCTCCTGTCCACCGTGCTGGGCGGCCTCGACGCGGCCGACGTCGGCACGCTCGTCGCGGGTCCCGTGGGATCGGGTCGCGCCGAGGGCGCGGTCGGCGCCGTACGGTCCGGTCCGGCGGCCGCGGAGGTCTCCACCGTGGACGCCGCGGACCTGGCCCTGGGGCGTGTGTCGGCCATCGTCGCCCTGTCCGACGAGGTCGGCGGGACGAGCGGCCACTACGGGACCGCGCCGGGTGCCGATGCGGTTCTTCCCGCCCTCGCGGGGAGCTCCGCGGCACCGACGGCTGCGCCGAGCCCGTGA
- the recN gene encoding DNA repair protein RecN produces the protein MRARVWQEIRLSSLGVIAEAELVLGPGLTVITGETGAGKTMVVTALGLLRGTRADAGLVRHGDERARVEARVAVDAHDEVERILADTPAELDEGELVIARTVGKDGRSRAYLGGASVPAGLLARVSEHLVAVHGQSDQHRLLQLGTQRAALDRFGELDDLLDAYRPGYARLLEARRELDELTAAEQERARELDLLLFGLDEIAAVDPQPGEDDDLRAEEDRLAHAESLVAAAVEAHHLLSDTDDSLDVMDLLGRTGALLDQVRAYDPDLDAIAGRLEEVRFTISDVAGELASYPERVEADPARLAAVSERRAALAGLTRKYGAQVADVLEWAEDAQQRVEGLRGDDERIAALTDEVTGLEQSLTTQAARITEARAAAAVRLAEQVERELEALAMPHARLVVDVRTPDAPTPADLGPDGLDAVEMLLAANAGASPRPLAKGASGGELSRVMLALEVVLAEGTSVPTFVFDEVDAGIGGRAAIEVGRRLARLATRAQVVVVTHLPQVAAFADRHYHVHKTDDGTVTTSDVAHLGDPERVAELSRMLAGLEGSATAEAHARELVALAADDRAVGG, from the coding sequence GTGAGGGCACGCGTGTGGCAGGAGATCCGGTTGAGCTCGCTCGGGGTGATCGCCGAGGCCGAGCTCGTGCTCGGGCCCGGGCTCACCGTGATCACCGGTGAGACCGGTGCGGGCAAGACGATGGTCGTGACGGCGCTCGGGCTGCTGCGCGGGACCCGCGCGGACGCCGGTCTGGTGCGGCACGGCGACGAGCGGGCCAGGGTGGAGGCGCGCGTCGCCGTCGACGCGCACGACGAGGTCGAGCGGATCCTGGCGGACACGCCGGCGGAGCTCGACGAGGGTGAGCTCGTGATCGCCCGGACCGTCGGCAAGGACGGTCGCTCGCGTGCGTACCTCGGCGGTGCGTCGGTCCCGGCCGGGCTGCTGGCGCGGGTCAGCGAGCACCTCGTGGCGGTGCACGGGCAGTCCGACCAGCACCGTCTGCTCCAGCTCGGGACGCAGCGGGCGGCCCTCGACCGCTTCGGGGAGCTGGACGACCTGCTCGACGCGTACCGCCCCGGCTACGCCCGGCTGCTCGAGGCACGGCGCGAGCTCGACGAGCTGACGGCGGCCGAGCAGGAGCGGGCCCGCGAGCTCGACCTGCTGCTGTTCGGCCTGGACGAGATCGCGGCCGTGGACCCGCAGCCCGGCGAGGACGACGACCTGCGGGCGGAGGAGGACCGGCTGGCCCATGCGGAGTCGCTGGTCGCGGCCGCCGTCGAGGCGCACCACCTGCTCTCGGACACCGACGACAGCCTCGACGTCATGGACCTCCTGGGCAGGACCGGCGCCCTGCTCGACCAGGTCCGGGCGTACGACCCCGACCTGGACGCGATCGCCGGCCGCCTGGAGGAGGTTCGGTTCACGATCTCCGACGTGGCCGGTGAGCTGGCGTCGTACCCGGAGCGGGTCGAGGCCGACCCGGCGCGTCTCGCGGCGGTCTCCGAGCGGCGTGCGGCGCTCGCGGGTCTGACCCGCAAGTACGGAGCCCAGGTCGCCGATGTCCTCGAGTGGGCCGAGGACGCGCAGCAGCGGGTCGAGGGACTGCGGGGTGACGACGAGCGGATCGCGGCCCTGACCGACGAGGTCACCGGCCTCGAGCAGTCGCTGACGACCCAGGCCGCCCGCATCACCGAGGCCCGCGCGGCCGCCGCCGTACGCCTGGCCGAGCAGGTGGAGCGCGAGCTGGAGGCTCTCGCGATGCCGCACGCGCGTCTGGTGGTCGACGTCCGCACCCCGGACGCGCCGACTCCGGCCGACCTCGGACCGGACGGGCTGGATGCGGTCGAGATGCTGCTCGCCGCGAACGCCGGAGCGTCGCCGCGTCCGCTCGCGAAGGGGGCGAGCGGGGGTGAGCTCTCGCGGGTGATGCTCGCGCTCGAGGTCGTGCTGGCGGAGGGGACGAGCGTGCCGACGTTCGTCTTCGACGAGGTCGACGCCGGCATCGGGGGTCGCGCCGCGATCGAGGTCGGGCGTCGGCTCGCCCGGCTGGCCACCCGTGCTCAGGTCGTGGTGGTCACGCACCTGCCGCAGGTCGCCGCGTTCGCCGACCGGCACTACCACGTGCACAAGACCGACGACGGCACCGTGACCACCAGCGACGTCGCCCATCTGGGCGACCCGGAGCGGGTCGCCGAGCTCTCGCGGATGCTGGCGGGGCTGGAGGGGTCCGCGACCGCCGAGGCGCACGCGCGCGAGCTGGTGGCGCTGGCGGCCGACGACCGGGCGGTCGGCGGCTGA
- a CDS encoding TlyA family RNA methyltransferase translates to MSRRVRLDAELVRRGMARSRDHAGDLVVRGLVTVAGSPATKAATQVGTDQAIVVRDTDDPGYASRGAYKLLGALDAFEPAGLQVRGRRCLDAGASTGGFTDVLLRRDVAEVVAVDVGYGQLVWALRNDPRVVVLDRTNVRDLDVEAVGGPVDLVVSDLSFISLRLVVPVLAGLCASDGDLVLMVKPQFEVGRERVGKKGVVRDPALHVEAVLGVCESAATVGWGTAGVAASPLPGPSGNVEYFVWLRSQAGTVDPEAVRLAVETGPLVRGRENA, encoded by the coding sequence GTGAGCCGACGGGTACGGCTGGACGCCGAGCTCGTTCGCCGGGGGATGGCGCGTTCGCGCGACCACGCCGGCGATCTCGTCGTGCGCGGCCTCGTGACCGTGGCCGGCAGCCCGGCGACCAAGGCCGCGACCCAGGTGGGCACGGACCAGGCGATCGTCGTCCGCGACACCGACGATCCCGGCTACGCCTCACGCGGCGCGTACAAGCTGCTGGGCGCGCTCGACGCATTCGAACCCGCGGGCCTGCAGGTCCGGGGTCGGCGGTGCCTCGACGCGGGTGCGTCGACGGGCGGGTTCACCGACGTGCTGCTGCGCCGGGACGTCGCCGAGGTGGTCGCCGTGGACGTGGGCTACGGACAGCTGGTGTGGGCCCTGCGCAACGATCCGCGCGTCGTCGTGCTGGACCGGACGAACGTGCGCGACCTGGACGTCGAGGCGGTCGGCGGACCGGTCGACCTGGTCGTGTCGGACCTGTCGTTCATCTCGCTGCGGCTCGTGGTGCCGGTGCTGGCCGGCCTGTGTGCGTCCGACGGCGATCTGGTGCTGATGGTCAAGCCGCAGTTCGAGGTCGGACGGGAGCGGGTCGGCAAGAAGGGCGTCGTACGCGACCCGGCTCTGCACGTGGAGGCGGTGCTCGGCGTCTGCGAGAGCGCTGCCACCGTCGGCTGGGGGACGGCCGGCGTGGCTGCGAGCCCGCTGCCCGGTCCGAGCGGCAACGTCGAGTACTTCGTCTGGTTGCGGTCCCAGGCCGGGACCGTGGACCCCGAGGCGGTCAGGCTGGCGGTCGAGACCGGCCCGCTCGTACGAGGACGGGAGAACGCATGA
- a CDS encoding CTP synthase: protein MAKSLPTKHVFVTGGVASSLGKGLTASSLGRLLKSRGLRVTMQKLDPYLNVDPGTMNPFQHGEVFVTDDGAETDLDIGHYERFLDEDLVGRANVTTGQVYSDVIARERRGDYLGDTVQVIPHITNEIKDRMLSMGGPDVDVVLHEIGGTVGDIESQPFLESARQVRHEIGRENCFFLHVSLVPYIGPSGELKTKPTQHSVAALRSIGIQPDAIVCRSDREIPTSVKRKISLMCDVDSDAVVTAADAASIYDIPKVLHAEGLDAYVVRRLDLPFRDVDWTQWDDLLRRVHDPEEEVTVGLVGKYVDLPDAYLSVVEALRAGGFAHDARVRVAWVPSDECATPAGAQQWLNEVDAICVPGGFGIRGIEGKLGALTWARRNQVPTLGLCLGLQCMVIEYARSEAGIADASSTEFDPATEHGVIATMAEQEAFVDGAGDLGGTMRLGMYPARLAPGSLAAEAYGQGEVSERHRHRYEVNNSYRAKLEDAGLVFSGTSPDGTLVEYVELPRDVHPYYVGTQAHPELRSRPTRPHPLFAGLVGAAIARQREMRLPVDESGLRRHPADVNA from the coding sequence TTGGCAAAATCGCTGCCCACCAAGCACGTCTTCGTCACCGGCGGCGTCGCCTCCTCGCTCGGCAAGGGCCTGACCGCGTCCAGCCTCGGCCGGCTGCTGAAGTCGCGGGGCCTGCGGGTCACGATGCAGAAGCTCGACCCGTACCTCAACGTCGACCCCGGCACCATGAACCCGTTCCAGCACGGCGAGGTGTTCGTCACCGACGACGGCGCCGAGACCGATCTCGACATCGGCCACTACGAGCGGTTCCTCGACGAGGACCTCGTCGGCCGCGCGAACGTCACCACCGGGCAGGTCTACTCCGACGTGATCGCGCGGGAACGGCGCGGTGACTACCTCGGCGACACGGTCCAGGTGATCCCGCACATCACGAACGAGATCAAGGACCGGATGCTGTCGATGGGCGGCCCGGACGTCGACGTGGTGCTGCACGAGATCGGCGGCACCGTGGGTGACATCGAGTCGCAGCCGTTCCTCGAGTCGGCCCGCCAGGTCCGGCACGAGATCGGCCGGGAGAACTGCTTCTTCCTGCACGTCTCGCTCGTGCCCTACATCGGGCCCTCGGGTGAGCTCAAGACCAAGCCGACCCAGCACTCGGTCGCCGCGCTGCGCTCGATCGGCATCCAGCCGGACGCGATCGTGTGCCGCTCCGACCGGGAGATCCCGACGAGCGTGAAGCGCAAGATCTCGCTGATGTGCGACGTCGACTCCGACGCCGTGGTCACGGCGGCCGATGCTGCCTCGATCTACGACATCCCGAAGGTCCTGCACGCCGAGGGCCTCGACGCGTACGTCGTGCGCCGTCTCGACCTTCCGTTCCGTGACGTCGACTGGACCCAGTGGGACGACCTGCTGCGACGCGTCCACGATCCCGAGGAGGAGGTGACCGTCGGCCTCGTCGGCAAGTACGTCGACCTGCCCGACGCGTACCTCTCGGTCGTGGAGGCCCTGCGGGCGGGCGGTTTCGCGCACGACGCGAGGGTGCGGGTGGCCTGGGTGCCGTCGGACGAGTGCGCGACTCCCGCCGGCGCCCAGCAGTGGCTCAACGAGGTCGACGCGATCTGCGTGCCCGGTGGCTTCGGGATCCGCGGGATCGAGGGCAAGCTCGGCGCGCTGACGTGGGCGCGCCGCAACCAGGTGCCGACCCTCGGCCTGTGCCTCGGGCTCCAGTGCATGGTGATCGAGTACGCCCGGTCCGAGGCGGGGATCGCCGATGCGAGCTCGACCGAGTTCGACCCGGCGACCGAGCACGGTGTGATCGCCACGATGGCCGAGCAGGAGGCGTTCGTCGACGGGGCCGGCGACCTCGGCGGGACGATGCGGCTCGGGATGTACCCGGCGCGGCTGGCTCCGGGCTCGCTCGCGGCCGAGGCGTACGGCCAGGGCGAGGTGTCCGAGCGGCACCGGCACCGCTACGAGGTCAACAACTCCTACCGCGCGAAGCTCGAGGATGCCGGGCTGGTCTTCTCGGGGACGTCGCCGGACGGGACGCTCGTGGAGTACGTCGAGCTTCCCCGCGACGTCCACCCGTACTACGTCGGGACCCAGGCGCACCCGGAGCTGCGCTCGCGTCCGACCCGCCCGCACCCGTTGTTCGCGGGGCTGGTCGGGGCGGCGATCGCCCGCCAGCGGGAGATGCGGCTGCCGGTCGACGAGTCGGGGCTGCGCCGCCACCCGGCCGACGTGAACGCATGA
- a CDS encoding NUDIX domain-containing protein, which produces MSRAPHPALPGEIADPTERLADRSESWEVASTERPYRSGFVDVEVDQVATPQGGTISRTTVRHHGAVGVVVLDDEGRVLMLEQYRHPVRARLLELPAGLTDVDGEQPVETAARELAEEADLVADSWEPLVVLRSSPGFTDEQVQVFLARGLSPVPPEERTARHDEEADMSAVWVPLEVAVTAVLERRVTNSLAVAGLLAAAVRLGSNLPADGSSPA; this is translated from the coding sequence ATGAGCCGCGCACCGCACCCGGCGCTGCCGGGTGAGATCGCCGATCCGACCGAGCGGCTCGCCGACCGGTCGGAGTCCTGGGAGGTGGCGTCGACCGAGCGGCCCTACCGGTCGGGGTTCGTCGACGTGGAGGTCGACCAGGTCGCGACGCCGCAGGGCGGGACCATCAGCCGGACCACGGTGCGTCACCACGGGGCCGTCGGTGTGGTCGTGCTGGACGACGAGGGTCGGGTGCTGATGCTGGAGCAGTACCGTCACCCGGTCCGAGCCCGGCTGCTGGAGCTGCCGGCCGGCCTGACCGACGTCGACGGCGAGCAGCCGGTCGAGACCGCCGCGCGCGAGCTGGCCGAGGAGGCCGACCTGGTCGCGGACTCCTGGGAGCCGCTGGTCGTGCTCCGCTCGTCGCCCGGGTTCACCGACGAGCAGGTCCAGGTCTTCCTGGCCCGCGGGCTGTCGCCCGTCCCGCCCGAGGAGCGCACGGCCCGGCACGACGAGGAGGCCGACATGTCGGCCGTCTGGGTCCCGCTGGAGGTCGCGGTCACGGCGGTCCTGGAGCGCCGCGTGACCAACTCCCTGGCCGTCGCCGGCCTGCTCGCCGCTGCCGTACGGCTCGGGAGCAACCTCCCGGCGGACGGGTCGTCTCCCGCCTAG
- the steA gene encoding putative cytokinetic ring protein SteA, translated as MSPMSLRRTRRATRSDLVSGPVRTVRGPRDVRRLRAGEVAVVEWPDLDRATGEAFAAAGVTAVVNTADSSSGRYPNLGPQVLHEAGVLLIDAPGSDLLRVVRDGDRLAFDGGHVLRGEETLVEGRVLDGEAVDELLARARNQMAIQLETLTATSAEYLRREHDLLLEGVGIPELATEMAGREVVVVLPGAGAAAELKKLRRYLREFKPVLIGVNEGADALMQAGYEPAVLVGDPGRVADRSVRAATEIVLAGTRSGRETEDRLERLQRTASSFPAALGSEEAALLLADAGGARVVVTVGGFGSLEEFLDSARSGGATRYLTRLRLGPKLVDSRAIVGLHRARISYPQLILLMLLAMVLLGAAILTTPVGQDWWDAASGWVSGTWEELRT; from the coding sequence ATGAGCCCCATGAGCCTGCGTCGCACCCGACGCGCCACCAGGTCCGACCTCGTGTCCGGCCCGGTCCGTACGGTCCGCGGCCCCCGCGACGTCCGCCGGCTCCGTGCCGGCGAGGTCGCGGTGGTCGAGTGGCCCGACCTCGACCGGGCGACCGGTGAGGCCTTCGCGGCGGCCGGCGTGACGGCTGTCGTCAACACCGCCGACTCCAGCTCCGGCCGCTATCCCAACCTCGGGCCCCAGGTCCTGCACGAGGCGGGGGTGCTGCTGATCGACGCCCCCGGCTCGGACCTGCTGCGGGTCGTCCGAGACGGCGACCGGCTGGCGTTCGACGGCGGGCACGTGCTGCGCGGCGAGGAGACGCTGGTCGAGGGGCGGGTCCTCGACGGCGAGGCCGTCGACGAGCTGCTGGCGCGCGCCCGCAACCAGATGGCGATCCAGCTGGAGACCCTCACCGCCACGAGCGCCGAGTACCTGCGACGCGAGCACGACCTGCTGCTCGAGGGCGTCGGGATCCCGGAGCTGGCCACCGAGATGGCCGGGCGCGAGGTCGTCGTGGTGCTGCCCGGTGCCGGCGCGGCGGCGGAGCTGAAGAAGCTGCGACGCTACCTGCGCGAGTTCAAGCCGGTGCTGATCGGCGTCAACGAAGGGGCCGACGCACTGATGCAGGCCGGCTACGAGCCGGCCGTGCTCGTCGGCGACCCCGGCAGGGTCGCCGACCGATCGGTGCGGGCGGCCACCGAGATCGTGCTCGCCGGCACCCGGAGCGGGCGCGAGACCGAGGACCGCCTCGAACGGCTCCAGCGGACGGCCTCGTCGTTCCCGGCCGCCCTGGGCAGCGAGGAGGCGGCGCTCCTGCTGGCCGACGCCGGTGGTGCACGGGTGGTGGTGACGGTGGGCGGCTTCGGATCGCTCGAGGAGTTCCTCGACTCGGCACGCTCCGGCGGCGCGACGCGCTACCTGACGCGGCTGCGCCTGGGTCCGAAGCTGGTCGACTCGCGCGCGATCGTGGGGCTCCACCGTGCGCGGATCAGCTACCCGCAGCTGATCCTGCTCATGCTGCTGGCCATGGTCCTGCTCGGGGCCGCGATCCTCACCACGCCCGTCGGGCAGGACTGGTGGGACGCCGCGAGCGGCTGGGTGTCGGGGACGTGGGAGGAGCTGCGCACGTGA
- the xerD gene encoding site-specific tyrosine recombinase XerD, protein MANRPIAGAIDEYLSHLAVERGLAANTLASYRRDLRRYSAYLEERKVDAVTDITEGDVADFLAHLREGDEEHVALSAPSAARTLVAARGFHRFALREGIVETDVAAAVRPPSQPRRLPKALPVESVEALLESAGAPGTALAVRDRALLEMLYGTGARISEAVGLDIDDLDLDASQVLLRGKGGRERVVPVGSFAADALVRYLTSVRPTLVSTRTATGAVFLNSRGGRLSRQSAWAVLTKAARGAGIDRAVSPHTLRHSYATHLLDGGADVRVVQELLGHASVTTTQVYTLVTIDRLREVYATAHPRARA, encoded by the coding sequence GTGGCGAACCGGCCGATCGCGGGAGCGATCGATGAGTACCTGAGTCATCTCGCGGTCGAGCGCGGTCTGGCCGCGAACACCCTGGCGTCCTACCGCCGCGACCTGCGCCGCTACTCCGCCTACCTCGAGGAGCGCAAGGTCGACGCGGTCACCGACATCACCGAGGGCGACGTCGCGGACTTCCTGGCGCACCTGCGCGAGGGCGACGAGGAGCACGTGGCGCTGTCGGCACCGAGCGCCGCCCGGACGCTCGTCGCGGCGCGCGGGTTCCACCGATTCGCCCTCCGGGAGGGGATCGTCGAGACCGACGTCGCCGCGGCGGTGCGGCCCCCGAGCCAGCCGCGTCGGCTGCCGAAGGCGCTGCCGGTCGAGAGCGTCGAGGCGCTGCTCGAGTCCGCCGGGGCGCCCGGCACGGCGCTGGCCGTTCGCGACCGTGCCCTGCTGGAGATGCTGTACGGCACCGGTGCCCGGATCTCGGAGGCCGTCGGCCTCGACATCGACGACCTCGACCTGGATGCGAGCCAGGTGCTGCTGCGCGGCAAGGGAGGTCGGGAGCGCGTGGTCCCGGTGGGCAGCTTCGCCGCCGACGCGCTGGTGCGCTACCTCACCTCCGTGCGGCCGACGCTCGTGAGCACGCGGACGGCGACCGGAGCGGTCTTCCTGAACTCGCGGGGCGGACGGCTGTCGCGGCAGAGTGCGTGGGCCGTGCTGACGAAGGCTGCCCGCGGTGCCGGGATCGACCGGGCCGTCTCGCCGCACACGCTGCGACACTCCTACGCGACCCACCTGCTCGACGGCGGGGCGGACGTCCGGGTGGTCCAGGAGCTCCTGGGCCACGCGTCGGTCACGACGACCCAGGTCTACACGCTGGTCACGATCGACCGGCTTCGTGAGGTGTACGCGACGGCGCACCCGCGTGCCCGGGCCTGA
- the ald gene encoding alanine dehydrogenase — translation MLIGVPREVKVHEYRVALTPAGARELVDAGHRVLVEAGAGVGSSITDAEYRAAGAEVVDDVETVWADAELLLKVKEPIAEEYPRLRAGQVLFTYLHLAASRPCTDALLASGTTAIAYETVQDAAGRLPLLAPMSEVAGRLAAQAGAYHLLAPEGRGVLMGGVPGVHGADVVVIGGGVSGSNAARIALGMGASVTLLDLDVDRLRRVDVDFGGRIRTVASNRYQIEGAVQRADLVIGAVLVPGARAPHLVTHAMVAGMRPGSVLVDIAIDQGGCFEDSRPTTHLEPTFAVEGSVFYCVANMPGAVPHTATYALTNVTLPYVMALADLGWRQALRSDPALRHGLNVHEARVTSDGVADAHGLESADVEEIVG, via the coding sequence ATGCTGATCGGGGTCCCGCGCGAGGTGAAGGTCCACGAGTACCGCGTGGCCCTGACCCCGGCGGGAGCGCGGGAGCTGGTCGACGCCGGCCACCGCGTGCTGGTCGAGGCGGGGGCCGGGGTCGGCTCGTCGATCACGGACGCGGAGTACCGCGCGGCGGGTGCGGAGGTCGTCGACGACGTCGAGACCGTCTGGGCCGACGCCGAGCTGCTGCTCAAGGTCAAGGAGCCGATCGCGGAGGAGTACCCCCGGCTGCGCGCGGGCCAGGTGCTGTTCACCTACCTCCATCTGGCCGCCTCGCGCCCGTGCACCGATGCGCTGCTGGCCTCGGGCACGACGGCGATCGCCTACGAGACCGTCCAGGACGCTGCCGGCCGGCTCCCGCTGCTCGCCCCGATGAGCGAGGTGGCCGGGAGGCTGGCCGCCCAGGCCGGCGCGTACCACCTGCTCGCGCCGGAGGGCCGCGGCGTGCTGATGGGCGGGGTGCCGGGCGTCCACGGTGCGGACGTCGTCGTGATCGGCGGCGGCGTCTCGGGCAGCAACGCGGCCCGGATCGCGCTCGGGATGGGGGCGTCGGTCACCCTCCTCGACCTGGACGTGGACCGGCTCCGTCGGGTCGACGTCGACTTCGGCGGCCGGATCCGGACCGTGGCCTCCAACCGCTACCAGATCGAGGGCGCCGTCCAGCGGGCCGACCTCGTGATCGGCGCCGTCCTCGTACCGGGCGCTCGTGCACCGCACCTGGTCACCCACGCGATGGTGGCCGGGATGCGCCCGGGCAGCGTGCTCGTCGACATCGCGATCGACCAGGGCGGGTGCTTCGAGGACTCGCGGCCGACCACGCACCTCGAGCCGACGTTCGCCGTGGAGGGATCGGTGTTCTACTGCGTGGCGAACATGCCGGGCGCGGTCCCGCACACCGCGACGTACGCCCTCACCAACGTCACCCTGCCGTACGTGATGGCGCTCGCCGACCTCGGCTGGCGCCAGGCCTTGCGCTCGGACCCGGCCTTGCGGCACGGTCTCAACGTGCACGAGGCAAGGGTGACGAGCGACGGGGTGGCGGACGCGCACGGGCTGGAGTCCGCCGACGTCGAGGAGATCGTGGGCTGA
- a CDS encoding GNAT family N-acetyltransferase, which translates to MVAQPFATHRLRLRPLQVDDAATMADVLGDPALHVFTGGAPLSADDLRVRYERLVAGSPDPDVGWLNWVVRLGSAREPVGTVQATVGRAAGPAGGLTAEIAWVVGTPWQGRGIATEAAQALVGWLRERGIGRVVAHVHPDHTASASVAAAAGLERTDVLNDGEVRWQRDLGP; encoded by the coding sequence GTGGTCGCGCAGCCCTTCGCGACGCATCGGCTCCGGCTGCGGCCCTTGCAGGTCGACGACGCCGCGACGATGGCCGACGTGCTGGGCGATCCCGCGCTGCACGTCTTCACCGGCGGAGCGCCGCTGTCGGCCGACGATCTCCGGGTGCGCTACGAGCGGCTCGTGGCCGGGTCGCCGGACCCGGACGTCGGCTGGCTCAACTGGGTCGTGCGGCTCGGCTCCGCCCGTGAGCCCGTCGGCACGGTGCAGGCGACGGTTGGTCGTGCGGCCGGACCGGCGGGCGGGCTGACGGCCGAGATCGCCTGGGTCGTGGGCACGCCGTGGCAGGGCCGGGGGATCGCGACCGAGGCGGCGCAGGCGCTGGTCGGGTGGCTGCGCGAGCGCGGCATCGGCCGGGTCGTCGCCCACGTGCATCCCGACCACACCGCGTCGGCGTCGGTCGCGGCGGCTGCGGGACTGGAGCGCACCGACGTGCTGAACGACGGCGAGGTGCGGTGGCAGCGCGACCTCGGGCCCTGA
- a CDS encoding NAD kinase, producing the protein MTEDQRRVLIIAHTGRDAANKVAVAFATAMAAERIAVRVVDEDADRLRRWGLTDAEVVPSAPAAGQGCELAVVFGGDGTLLRAAELVRDCGTPLVGVNLGHVGFLAEADVDDLDFTVRRLVERAYVVEERMTVDTRVLVGDVEVASGWALNEASVEKAARERMLELVVAVDDRPLSRWGCDGVVCATPTGSTAYNFSAGGPVVWPEVEALLMVPISAHALFARPLVVSPRSKLSIQVIPDASAAAVLWCDGRRTYDLPPGAKVEITQGERPVRLARLHRAPFTDRLVAKFDLPVSGWRGSAARRMAVEDSETFEDEG; encoded by the coding sequence ATGACCGAGGACCAGAGGCGGGTGCTGATCATCGCCCACACGGGCCGCGACGCCGCGAACAAGGTTGCGGTCGCGTTCGCCACGGCGATGGCGGCCGAGCGGATCGCGGTCCGGGTCGTCGACGAGGACGCGGACCGCCTCCGGCGGTGGGGCCTGACCGACGCCGAGGTGGTGCCGTCCGCGCCGGCTGCGGGCCAGGGCTGCGAGCTGGCGGTCGTCTTCGGTGGCGACGGGACGCTGCTGCGCGCTGCTGAGCTGGTCCGCGACTGCGGGACCCCGCTCGTGGGTGTGAACCTCGGCCACGTCGGCTTCCTCGCCGAGGCCGACGTCGACGACCTGGACTTCACGGTCCGCCGGCTGGTCGAGCGGGCGTACGTGGTCGAGGAGCGGATGACGGTCGACACGCGCGTCCTGGTCGGCGACGTCGAGGTGGCGTCCGGGTGGGCGCTGAACGAGGCGTCGGTCGAGAAGGCGGCGCGGGAGCGGATGCTCGAGCTCGTCGTGGCGGTCGACGACCGTCCGCTGTCGCGGTGGGGGTGCGACGGCGTGGTGTGCGCGACCCCGACGGGTTCGACGGCCTACAACTTCAGCGCGGGCGGTCCGGTGGTCTGGCCCGAGGTGGAGGCGCTCCTGATGGTGCCGATCAGCGCCCACGCGCTGTTCGCGCGACCGCTGGTCGTCTCGCCACGGTCGAAGCTGTCGATCCAGGTCATCCCCGACGCGTCCGCAGCAGCGGTGCTGTGGTGCGACGGTCGACGGACCTACGACCTGCCGCCGGGCGCGAAGGTCGAGATCACCCAGGGTGAGCGTCCGGTCCGTCTGGCGCGGCTCCACCGGGCGCCGTTCACCGACCGTCTGGTCGCGAAGTTCGACCTTCCGGTCAGCGGGTGGCGGGGGAGCGCTGCACGGCGGATGGCCGTCGAGGATTCCGAGACGTTCGAGGACGAGGGGTGA